The following is a genomic window from candidate division KSB1 bacterium.
GGGCCAGGATTTTTATTTCCAGGTCATTTTTCAGGGTAGCTGAAGAAAAATCGTCAAGAACCTGCAACGCATCTTTATAGTTTCCGAGACCGTAATGCGATTTTGCGACAAGATAACGGGCGTTCAGACGTTTCAGGTGGTTTTCTTCCTGTTCCAGTACATAAAATGCAGCATCCATCGCTTTCTGATGCAATCCCGTTGCAAGATACTGTTCTGCCGCGCGCAACTGGGCGTCGGTGATCAGTGGACTGTCCTCATTTAGCACACGCAGCCGTTCGTAGGCCAGCGCCGCATTGCGGTTTTGGCCGGTTTTCGCAAGCAGACCGGCGCGGCTGAATTGTGCCTGGTCGATTTCATTGGATTCGGGATATTTGAGCAGCAGGGACAAATAGACATTTGAGGCTTTGAGCAGGCTGTCCGCATTTTCATAGTTTTGTCCGGCGCGCAGCAGCGCGACCGGGGCCCGGAAACTGGTCGGATAGGTATCCGCATACTCTTGAAACTGCGCTGCAGCCAGATCATAGAGCTCCTTTTGCTGCAGCTCTGCAGCGAATCGAAACGCCTGTTCATCCTCCAGAGCCGGAGCGGCATCCTGTGCAGCGGATAAAAATGCAGTCAGCAGGATCAAGATGATTAAAAAATATTTCATATTATAAAATCTCCAGTTTGGCAAAGGGTAGTACCAGTCGTTTCATGCCGGTTCGGTCAAACTTGACCTGCAGTTTGACAGTGGTCGGGTGCTTTTCAATCTGCATCACCGTTCCTTTGCCGAATTTAAAATGTTTGACTCGTGAGCCGATATAAAGTTCCTGTGGTTCCTGAGACTCATCTTCATAATTCGGCATACTGTCCACAAACTCGGGTTCAGGTGAGCGCTGCGTTGGAAACCTCTGCTGCGAATGTTCGGCCCGTGTGAGTGTGGGACTCTTTTCCTGTACGACAAAGCGCATATCAATCTCGGTCAAAAATCTGGATTTGTAACTGCGGGTCTCTCCATAGCGCTTGCGGTTGCGCGCCCAGAACAGGTACAGCTTTTCCTGAGTGCGGGTGGCGCCGACATAAAACAGCCGGCGTTCTTCTTCCAGGGCATGCGGATCATCCATGGACCGTGACAGTGGAAACAGTCCTTCTTCCACGCCGGCAATAAACACCACCGGAAATTCCAGACCTTTTGCGGCATGCAGGGTCATCAACGTCACGGCTTTGGCATCATCATCCCAGTTGTCCAGATCCGTAATCAGAGACACTTCCTGCAGATACGTCTCCAGGGTCGCCTCTTCATTATTGCGCGTGTACTCGGCAATCGCCTGCAGCAGCTCCTGCACGTTCTCCAACCGGGTTATGGACTCGATACTGTTTTCCTCTTTGTATTTGCGAATCAGGCCGAGTTCGTTCACCAGAGTTGCGGCCAGTTCAGCCGGAGAGATTTCTTCAAGCAGACTCTGATAGCGCTTGATCATCTCATAAAATCCAAGCACCCGTTCTCTGGCGCGTTTCTGCAGACCCTCCACCTCATTCACCCGGCCCAGAGCGTGAAAAAGCAGCATATCCTGCTGCAACGCAAACGCCTGTATTCTGGACAAAGTGGTATCGCCGATACCGCGGGTGGGATTGTTGATAACACGGCGCAGACTGATCGTATCCGAGGGATTCACCAGTAGCCGCAGATACGCCAGCACATCCTTGATCTCTTTGCGTTCGTAAAACCGAACGCCACCGATAATCACATACGGGATACCTTCAGCGCGAAACGCGTCTTCCAGGGCGCGCGACTGGGCGTTGATGCGGTAAAGAATGGCAAAATCCGAAAAATCGCGTTCGCCTTTGCGGAATTCCTGACTGATTTTTTCCACAATCATCTGGGCTTCTTCACGTTCATTGTACACCGCAACCATGGAAACCGGCTCACCATCGCCTTTGTCCGTCCACAGCTTTTTGGGATGACGCTGAGTGTTGTTCACCACAATGGAATGCGCCAGATTGAGAATATGAGCGGTCGAGCGATAATTGCGTTCCAGATGATATTTTTTACAGCCGGGATAATCTTCTTCAAATTCGAGAATATTGCGCAGTTCGGCGCCGCGCCAGCGGTAAATCGACTGATCATCATCCCCTACCACACCAATATTTTGATGCGCTTTAGCTAAAAGTGTCAGCATGTGATACTGGGCGCGGTTGGTGTCCTGGTATTCGTCCACAAGAAGAA
Proteins encoded in this region:
- a CDS encoding UvrD-helicase domain-containing protein encodes the protein MPNVKNKDYIDNLLAELNEEQHHAVVHTEGPLLVLAGAGSGKTRVLTFRIAHLIASGAAEPHDILAMTFTNKAAGEMKERVRKLVPVPLKGMWIGTFHSLFARLLRREADRIGYDHNFSIYDVDDQVSLIKSIQKQLNILTPQVSPKLISYSISMAKNAMQSADQFKQSADSPVDDVVSRVFLEYEKQLRRHNAMDFDDLLIKPIELFETYPLVMEYYQERFKFLLVDEYQDTNRAQYHMLTLLAKAHQNIGVVGDDDQSIYRWRGAELRNILEFEEDYPGCKKYHLERNYRSTAHILNLAHSIVVNNTQRHPKKLWTDKGDGEPVSMVAVYNEREEAQMIVEKISQEFRKGERDFSDFAILYRINAQSRALEDAFRAEGIPYVIIGGVRFYERKEIKDVLAYLRLLVNPSDTISLRRVINNPTRGIGDTTLSRIQAFALQQDMLLFHALGRVNEVEGLQKRARERVLGFYEMIKRYQSLLEEISPAELAATLVNELGLIRKYKEENSIESITRLENVQELLQAIAEYTRNNEEATLETYLQEVSLITDLDNWDDDAKAVTLMTLHAAKGLEFPVVFIAGVEEGLFPLSRSMDDPHALEEERRLFYVGATRTQEKLYLFWARNRKRYGETRSYKSRFLTEIDMRFVVQEKSPTLTRAEHSQQRFPTQRSPEPEFVDSMPNYEDESQEPQELYIGSRVKHFKFGKGTVMQIEKHPTTVKLQVKFDRTGMKRLVLPFAKLEIL